One window of Erwinia aphidicola genomic DNA carries:
- the bcsE gene encoding cellulose biosynthesis protein BcsE yields the protein MTISFSLGLGQVQNELVLMQPPGCYWVTVNRQEDARTLARQTIATQTAVTLIATPEKPQSLLVPDPASGPNTIPLFSLPATQQALLNLGEDLSRALANKPRFLLFFTAFSSWEKITPEELNSWLKGMQKWLASRQSTMLIITYGSGVNHLRNDLQTRYRHLDGLSHLEWQQDSWNYRINWWCNKSGMLADRALRLELQQDCFTQISDSEQNSPLTLNDEHLYLAEKGVLEGAPPLSSAWTLFDDNGQLASRAQQASAATVIFNLHHSDQIAQLAADIHNLRRTRGSGLKIVVREMHTALRNSDERLLLACGVNAIVPLNAAMSRFLTTLEGLQGQRYNRHVPADLSVLLKSMQPLQEKGYLPLEHFCRSVTRLIGNTVLPQDGKGLLVALRPVPELNPEQALTLCKPRRFGDLVTRIGDRLYLFLSSCRYNDLDTALKFIFRLPPDEIFTNRLVWFEDLQILSEVRQMAGTTPGAWRDAPAVQAPPSAAEPQAAPLRLVPEEVTLNTPVDKGDAP from the coding sequence ATGACGATTTCATTTAGCTTAGGGCTGGGTCAGGTCCAAAATGAATTAGTGCTGATGCAACCGCCAGGCTGCTACTGGGTAACGGTAAACCGTCAGGAAGATGCACGCACTCTGGCACGTCAGACTATCGCGACTCAGACGGCCGTGACGCTGATCGCCACCCCTGAGAAACCCCAGTCTCTGCTGGTTCCAGACCCTGCCAGCGGCCCGAACACCATCCCGCTGTTTTCCCTGCCCGCTACTCAGCAAGCCCTGCTTAATTTGGGCGAAGATTTATCGCGCGCTTTAGCCAACAAGCCACGATTCTTGTTATTTTTTACCGCATTTAGCAGCTGGGAAAAAATAACACCTGAAGAATTAAACAGCTGGCTGAAGGGAATGCAAAAGTGGTTAGCCTCGCGACAGTCAACAATGTTGATTATCACTTACGGTTCCGGCGTTAATCACCTGCGAAATGATTTACAAACCCGCTATCGTCATTTAGACGGACTTTCACATCTGGAATGGCAGCAGGATAGCTGGAATTACCGAATTAACTGGTGGTGTAATAAAAGTGGCATGCTGGCCGACCGCGCATTACGCCTTGAATTACAGCAGGATTGCTTCACTCAGATTAGCGATTCGGAGCAAAATAGCCCGTTAACCTTAAATGATGAGCATCTGTACCTGGCCGAAAAAGGGGTGCTGGAGGGCGCGCCGCCGCTCTCCAGCGCCTGGACGCTGTTCGACGATAACGGCCAGCTGGCCAGCCGCGCTCAGCAGGCCAGCGCCGCCACGGTGATCTTTAACCTGCACCACAGTGACCAGATCGCCCAGCTTGCCGCAGACATTCATAACCTGCGGCGCACGCGCGGCAGCGGGCTGAAAATCGTGGTGCGCGAGATGCACACCGCGCTGCGCAACAGCGATGAGCGCCTGCTGCTGGCCTGCGGCGTAAACGCGATTGTGCCGCTAAACGCCGCGATGTCGCGCTTTCTCACCACGCTGGAAGGCTTGCAGGGGCAGCGCTATAACCGCCACGTGCCGGCCGACCTGAGCGTACTGCTGAAATCGATGCAGCCATTGCAGGAGAAAGGCTACCTGCCGCTGGAGCACTTCTGCCGCTCGGTAACGCGCCTGATCGGCAACACCGTGCTGCCGCAGGACGGCAAAGGGCTACTGGTGGCGCTGCGCCCGGTGCCGGAGCTGAACCCGGAGCAGGCGCTGACGCTGTGCAAGCCGCGCCGCTTCGGTGACCTGGTGACGCGCATCGGCGACCGCCTGTACCTGTTCCTCTCCTCGTGCCGCTACAACGACCTGGATACCGCGCTGAAATTTATCTTCCGCCTGCCGCCCGACGAGATCTTCACCAATCGCCTGGTGTGGTTTGAAGATCTGCAGATCCTGTCGGAAGTGCGGCAGATGGCCGGCACCACGCCCGGCGCCTGGCGCGATGCCCCTGCTGTGCAAGCCCCCCCTTCTGCTGCGGAACCGCAGGCCGCACCGCTGCGCCTGGTGCCGGAAGAGGTGACGCTTAACACCCCGGTGGACAAGGGCGATGCGCCATGA
- the bcsF gene encoding cellulose biosynthesis protein BcsF: MTLMDWVQIVTLLLLILLLLKPLYGRWLPKKWRGLRHRVLPPRALKYEGTWRRKTSGTDSKKS; the protein is encoded by the coding sequence ATGACGCTGATGGACTGGGTGCAGATTGTCACTCTGCTGCTGCTGATCCTGCTGCTGCTCAAACCGCTATACGGCCGCTGGCTGCCGAAAAAATGGCGCGGGCTGCGGCACCGCGTGCTGCCGCCGCGCGCGTTGAAATATGAAGGCACGTGGCGGCGTAAAACTTCCGGGACGGACAGTAAAAAATCATGA